DNA from Roseimicrobium sp. ORNL1:
CTCGATGACCAGCAGCTCAAGGAGCACTGGCTTCCCATCCTCCGCTCTGCCGGCGACGAAGAGACCTTCTTCAACCACTACACCACGGCGGACAGCCAGAACGTGACGGAGTTCATGACCTTCTCCCTGGAGAATCCGAACTCGGTCATGTCTTGCCTCCTGGCAGCCCGCGAGAATGCGCGCCAGATCCGCGACCAGATCTCCCGTGAAATGTTCGAGGCGCTCAACGAGTGCCACCTCTTCCTGAAGTCCACCAGCGCACGTGCGCTGTGGGACGGCGGCGCGCATGATTTCTACGAACAGATCAAGAAGTACTCCCACCTCTTCCAGGGGCTGACGAGTTCCACCTTCTCCCGCGATGAGGGGTATGAGTTCATCCAGTTCGGCAAGTTCGTGGAGCGCGCGGACAAGACGGCACGCATCCTGGATCTGAAGTACCACATCCTCCTGCCGAGTCTCGCCGATGTGGGGGGCGCCGTGGATACCGCGCAGTGGCAGGCGCTTCTGCGCTCCGTGAGCGCGCTGGAAGCGTATCGCCGCTCTCACATTGTGGACATCGCCCCGTGGAAGGTGGCGGAGTTCCTCCTCTTCTCGGAAACCTTCCCCCGCTCCGTGCGCTACTGCCTGGAGCAGGTGGATCGCTACCTGCACCTGCTCGCGAACACGGCGATTGGCGAATACCGCAGCCCGCGGGAGCGCTCTTTTGGAAAGCTGCTCTATGAAATGAAGTTCCGCACCATCGAGGAGGTCATCCGCCAGGGTCTCCATGAGTATCTGGAGGAGGTGCGCAAGACGCTCGACAGCATCGACGACTTCATCTACGAAACATTCATGTACCACCCGCCCACGGACATGGAGGCTGAGATCCGCCTGCACCAGCAGGAGATGCAGCAGCAACAGCAAAGTCAGGGATGAGCACCCCTCAGGACGGTGCGCCAGCTTTGCCAGAATGGACCGAGCCTCTCACGCTGGAGGTGCGTCACCTCACGCGCTTTGCCTATCATGATGCCGTGTGGGACAGCTTCAATGAAGCGCGTCTCCAACCGGTAACGGATACAACGCAGCTCTGCCGCCGCTTTTTTCTCCACATCGACCCGACTGCGGAAGTACGCGACTACCCGGACTTCTACTCGAACTGCGTGCACTACTTCGATGTGAAGCGCCCGCACGAGCAACTCAGCGTGGAAGCTGTCTCTCATGTGGAAACCCATGCGGACACCCGTGGCCCCGTACCGGAGAAGAATCCTCCCGGGGGATTGAAGGACTCCTCCATCATGGAGAACTACTTCGACTTCCTCCACGATTCGCAGTTCGTCTCCCTGGAGCCGGACATCTGGCGTGAGTCAGTGGACTCCCTGCCCAATGGCGTGTCAGACCTCTGGGAAGATACGCGGACCGTGGGCCGTCATGTGTTCAGCACCTTCACCTACACCCCTGCCGCCACCACGGTGAACACCCGTCCCACAGAAGTGGTGAAACTGCGCAAAGGTGTCTGCCAGGACTTCGCGCATGTGATGCTCGGCATTCTGCGCACCCACGGCATCCCTGCCAGGTACGTGAGCGGGTACTTCTACAATCCTGATCGGCGACCCGACGAAATCGAAGCGAGCCATGCCTGGGTGGAGGTGTACCTGCCGGGCTACGGATGGAAGGGATTCGACCCCACGCACAACCGCGTGCCCGATACCCGGTATGTGAAACTCGCCTCGGGCCGTGACTACGCGGACATCCGCCCGCTCAGCGGCACCTTCCGCGGTCGTGGCACCCGCGAAATGAGCGTGGAAGTACACGTGCGACGACTGCCGGAGGCCGAGTGGGAGTAAGCGTGGTTCACCGAAAAACGGGCCACTGCAAACGTCACGGCATCTCCAGCACCACGCGGAATCCCACATTCGCCTTCGCCGCATTCGCCGGCAGATGCTGACGCGCTGAACTGAGCAGGGTATCCGGCGAGAAGCTCAGCCAGGAGGAGCCACGCACCACCTTCTCCCCTGACGCGCCAGGCCACTCATCCGAGCACCATTCGGATACATTTCCCGCGAGGTCATAGACATGCAGACTGTTCGGAGAGAAGCTGCCCACGGGAGCGGTGTAGGTATAAATGTCCTGATATCCTGACATGCGCGCGGTATCGAGGTTCGCACTCATCTTCGGCGGCACCGCTTCGCGGCCCCAGGGGAAATCCGTCTTGTTGGCGAGGTGGCGCTCCGCCGGAGTGGCACCCGGATCGACCTCCAGCCCGGCAGCGTGGCTCCATTCTGCGTCCGTTGGCAGACGGTACCGCGCCCCTTCTGGAATAAGCTTGGCGGCCCGGTCCTTGCCGGTCAGCCATTCACAGAACTGGTTCGCCTCCTCCCAACTCACATTCACGACGGGATGTATCTCGCTAACCGGGAAATTCGGACGATTACGCCACGGCTTGCTGCCGGCTTCATAATCCTGCACGCGGACTTCATGCTCGCCGATGAACACGCGCCCTCCCGCTCCCAGCGGTCGCAGTGACATGCCCAGCGTGTTGGTGTAGGGTTGCCCCGCCTGCGCAGGCTTCAGCGAAGCCACATCAGGCAGCGGCACTCGTTCGGACTTCGGCGCGGGCATGAGCACGTCAGCACTGCGCCGCTCCATCTTCTCGCGCATCTTCTGCACTTCATCCTCGGTGACCTGCGGCCCATCCATCAACTCGGAGCGCCGCTGACGCGCGATCTCCGCCTTGGACTTCTCCATCTGCGCCAGGAAGGCCGCCATTCGCGGCCTGTCTTCGAGCACATAACGAAACCCGATGCTGGGTGAGCGCGTCTCGCCGGGGACCTTGTATTGATAGGCGGAGAGAAGGCTCTCTTTGCGGAAATACATCCAGGAACCACCACGCAAGGCGCCGGAGGGCTGCAGATTCGTTTCGCCGCCAGGGGGCTGGTCCCACGTCCATTCCCAGACATTCCCCGCCAGGTCCGCCAACCCTTCCGGAGAGGTCCCAAAACTGCCCACAGGCGCGGTATACGAAAAGCCATCATTCTTGCCGGAGATCTCCAGGGAATTAAAATTGCCGGAGCCTTGCGGCGGCGGCCACTCCATCCCCCACGGGAAGGCCTCGGTATCGCGCTCGCGCTCCTGCGGCGTGGGTTGCGGCGAGCGCCCGATGGCCAGTCCCACGGCGGCGTCCCATTCCCTTTGGGTCGGGAGACGGTAGGACTGCATCCTGGTCAGCAATCCGCTGGCCTGCTCGCGCTGGGTGAGCCAGGCGCAGAACATCATGGCATCCCTCAAGCTGACATTGACCACCGGATGGGTGTCCGTTTGGGGAAAGAAGGGCGTGTTCTTCCAGAGATAGCCCGACTCCTCCACAAACTGTCTGAAATCCGAAACCCGCGTCTCCCACGCGGCAAGGTACACAGGCGTGCCGGGAATCTCCATCATGGGCATGCCCTGGCTGTTTTTGAGCGCAGGCTTGGCGTCGCTGGAGTTCGGACCGGGAGTCGGACCAGGAATGAACTTCCCATCCGGCGTAAGCTCCTGCGCATCTGCCGACGTCAGGAATCCGGCAAGCGCCAATAGGAACATGAACCGGCAAACCGGCAGGCATCGAATCATAAAGCAGGGGAAAAGTGGCCCTCAGCAGGGCAGTAGCAGGCAAGTGAGCCGGGTACGGAGGAAGAGAAAGTTGGACCACAACACTGCCCAGACAATCAAAGATTGTTCCTGATCCGGGCAGAATCTCAAAAAAAGAGCCGCACCTCTCGAGGTGCGGCTCCCACAAACCATCCCAAACCAAAAAATTAAGGGCTCGTCGGGGGCGGATTCGGACTCGGAACAATGATGATAGGCGGGCCGTTGCCGTTATTGCCACCGCCGCCCTGATTGTCGTCGTCGTCGTCTGCCGGAGGAGCCTGGAAGGGGCCGCTGCCACCGGTGCCACCGCCGCGATAGGCGGAGAGACCGAGAGCTGAAAGGGACGCGGGATTCAGCGGAGCATTGGGATCACCGATCACCGAGCCACTGCCGTTGTCGCCGTCATCTTCATCTCCGTTGGTGCCATTGGTTCCATTGGTGCCGTTCTCACCGGGGGTGCTGGCAGGCGTAAGGCCAGCAGCGGCAAGAATCGCATTGATGGCATCCTGTTCGGTCGCGTTGGGTCCAAGCTGGCTCTGCACCTGAGCGATGGCCGCCTTGGAAATCAGCACCAGTTGGGAGCCGCCTGCGCAAGCGATTTTGATGGATTCAAAGCCTTCCGCAGTCGACTGAGGAGCCTGGGTGTAGGTGGGACCGTCCATGAGGCCCAGTTCCTTGAGTGCATTGGCGTAGGGCACGACCACCGACATGGCCACCGCTTCCCACTCAGGGGAGACACCAGCGACACCACGCTTGTCGAAGTTCGGCTCGAAACGCAGGGCCACGTAGCGGGCCTTCACAGGCTGCTTCGGGGTGAGCTGCATGAGGCCCTTGCCCACGGAATCTTCGCCAGAGGCGATGATCGGTGTCGTGTCGAAGATGGAGGGATCCAGCGTCAACTTGCCGCGCCAGTCTTTCTTCTCAGGAAGCTGCTCGAAGGCAAACACATCAAGGCGGGTCGGCACGCGGGAGTAGGCAGCGCTGAACTTCTTGATGACGCGGGCGGTGCCCAGGTCATACACCACGGTGCGGAAGCGCTCAGTGGTCTTCGGGAACTTGAAGGTCTGGCGGGCGCCCTCGTTGTCACCCACGTTCGTGGGGGTGGGGTACATGTAGATGGGCTTGGCGCCGGAGCTGGCGGAAGCAAGGTCCACTTCAGTACCCTTTTCCTTCACCGGCACCGCCTTGTAGTCGGAGACCTTGGAAGGACCGGAAATCGAAAGATTGCGGATGGAAGCGCCATTGGAAGCATTGAAGCTGAGCTTCACATACTTCGCCTGGGCACCGGCAAAACGCAGGGAGACGAGGCGCTCGCCAGCGTCGAAACCGGCCTGGGCCAGCGAAACCCACTGGCTGTTGTCCGTGCTGCTGGAAACGGTCACGCTGCCGCTCACGCCTTCATTGATGAAGGACACGTCCTCCACAACTTCCTGCGCACCCAACGTGATGACCACATGCGAAGCTCCGGAAGGCACTTTGGCCGCCTCCATCGAACCCTCGTTCAGCAGGGCTGAGGAGTTGCCGATGCTGGCGCTGGACTGGATCTTCGCACCCAGGATGGCTTGGTTGGCCAAGTTGATGGGGGCATCAGCAGAAGGCAGACGCTGCCATGCCGCGGACGATGTGCCCAGCATGCAGACCATCGCCAGAAGGGTGGGATGAAAAGCAGATTTCATGAGATGTGAACGTATGGGGGTAGGGCCGTGTTGAGCGAAAACACGCTTTTATTTCTCAAAAATACCCAATGGACCAGTGGATTGTCAATGCAAACACTTTCGATATACCGATTCCTGACAAGACCTTCACCGTGTCAGCCTTGACACAGCCGATTATTACAGTTTTCTTGATAAAATCCGGCGCTTCGGGTATTTCCTGAATTCATGGAATGTCCACGCTGCGGGAATCATGCCAAAGCACCCCAAGCCTCATGCAGGCATTGTGATTTCCATGCTGCCCAACTCACCGAGGAACTCGGCAGCAGCCTGGTGCGGATGGAGGCGCTCAACGACAATGCCAATTGCCTCAGGCTGAGGGATCGTCACTTCCTCATCGATGAACTCGAGTCTCTCCAGCAAGAGTTCCCGCAGGTGTTCTTTTGTGTTTTCCTCGGGATCCTGCCGCCGCAGCCGACCCTGCCCGAAACTTCCTTCTGGTTGCTGAACCATGCCGCCTTTCCCACCCAGGATGGCCCGCGACTGAATGAATATGCCGCGCTGCTCATGATCGATCCGGTGGCGAAGTGCGCCGGACTGAACTTGGGCTACGCGCTTGAAACGTTGATTCCGCAAAAGGAGCTCTCACGAATTCTCGCGGCCATGCGCACGCCGCTCTGGCATGGCGAGTTTGCCAATGCCATTGACCAGGCACTCCAGTTGCTGGCCAGGGCCCTCCGCAAGGCGGGCAAACGTGTCCCAAAAAAGCAGGAATTCCGTCCCCCAGACACCGAAAAGGGTTTCCTGAACGCTACCGGACTGCAAACCCTGCGACCAGCCACGCCTCCCCGGACGCTGTCAACGCTGTCCAAGGACATCACCTCGATGTCGCCACCTGCCGATGTCGATGACCGGGACTACCATTTCCCGCCACCCACTGCGAGATGATGTCGTCCAGATACATCTTTCCATACGCAATCTGCCTGGCGTGTGCGGCCCTGGGCATC
Protein-coding regions in this window:
- a CDS encoding SUMF1/EgtB/PvdO family nonheme iron enzyme; the encoded protein is MFLLALAGFLTSADAQELTPDGKFIPGPTPGPNSSDAKPALKNSQGMPMMEIPGTPVYLAAWETRVSDFRQFVEESGYLWKNTPFFPQTDTHPVVNVSLRDAMMFCAWLTQREQASGLLTRMQSYRLPTQREWDAAVGLAIGRSPQPTPQERERDTEAFPWGMEWPPPQGSGNFNSLEISGKNDGFSYTAPVGSFGTSPEGLADLAGNVWEWTWDQPPGGETNLQPSGALRGGSWMYFRKESLLSAYQYKVPGETRSPSIGFRYVLEDRPRMAAFLAQMEKSKAEIARQRRSELMDGPQVTEDEVQKMREKMERRSADVLMPAPKSERVPLPDVASLKPAQAGQPYTNTLGMSLRPLGAGGRVFIGEHEVRVQDYEAGSKPWRNRPNFPVSEIHPVVNVSWEEANQFCEWLTGKDRAAKLIPEGARYRLPTDAEWSHAAGLEVDPGATPAERHLANKTDFPWGREAVPPKMSANLDTARMSGYQDIYTYTAPVGSFSPNSLHVYDLAGNVSEWCSDEWPGASGEKVVRGSSWLSFSPDTLLSSARQHLPANAAKANVGFRVVLEMP
- a CDS encoding alpha-E domain-containing protein, with protein sequence MRQISQHDADPAASLRKTLDRVAPLPHTPKPAPPSSTPPAPSMPHPIQLNTSIQRGSQVMLSRVANSLYWMSRYIERAENIARLLDVNLQLMLDFGQLDDQQLKEHWLPILRSAGDEETFFNHYTTADSQNVTEFMTFSLENPNSVMSCLLAARENARQIRDQISREMFEALNECHLFLKSTSARALWDGGAHDFYEQIKKYSHLFQGLTSSTFSRDEGYEFIQFGKFVERADKTARILDLKYHILLPSLADVGGAVDTAQWQALLRSVSALEAYRRSHIVDIAPWKVAEFLLFSETFPRSVRYCLEQVDRYLHLLANTAIGEYRSPRERSFGKLLYEMKFRTIEEVIRQGLHEYLEEVRKTLDSIDDFIYETFMYHPPTDMEAEIRLHQQEMQQQQQSQG
- a CDS encoding transglutaminase family protein; amino-acid sequence: MSTPQDGAPALPEWTEPLTLEVRHLTRFAYHDAVWDSFNEARLQPVTDTTQLCRRFFLHIDPTAEVRDYPDFYSNCVHYFDVKRPHEQLSVEAVSHVETHADTRGPVPEKNPPGGLKDSSIMENYFDFLHDSQFVSLEPDIWRESVDSLPNGVSDLWEDTRTVGRHVFSTFTYTPAATTVNTRPTEVVKLRKGVCQDFAHVMLGILRTHGIPARYVSGYFYNPDRRPDEIEASHAWVEVYLPGYGWKGFDPTHNRVPDTRYVKLASGRDYADIRPLSGTFRGRGTREMSVEVHVRRLPEAEWE